The Gemmatimonadota bacterium genome has a segment encoding these proteins:
- a CDS encoding (2Fe-2S)-binding protein, translated as MTDDVTILVNGVPRRVSASATVAAALLGLGITAFRRDQHGAPRAPICGMGSCHECRVRIDGATEVRSCLVGVRDGMRVETAS; from the coding sequence ATGACCGACGACGTCACCATCCTGGTCAACGGGGTGCCGCGCCGAGTCAGCGCCTCCGCCACGGTCGCTGCGGCGCTGCTGGGGCTTGGGATCACCGCGTTTCGTCGCGATCAGCACGGCGCGCCGCGTGCCCCCATCTGCGGCATGGGGAGCTGCCACGAGTGCCGGGTGCGGATCGATGGCGCGACGGAAGTGCGCAGTTGCCTGGTCGGCGTGCGCGACGGCATGCGCGTCGAGACAGCCTCGTGA
- a CDS encoding FAD-binding oxidoreductase → MSTAPAPDVIVIGAGLVGTATALALAEAGARVTLVEGAFAGSGSTGAAMGHLVVMDDSPAQLALTAHSRRRWHALAETLPPDAEQDRCGTLWIAADDAELQGAADRIAGYGRAGVHAELLTAAQLQREEPALRHGLAGALLVRDDAVCYPPTIARELLRLAVALGAVAHAPSRVQSIAAGRVTLASGEVLQAGAIVVAAGVESPSLVPGLPIVPRRGHLVITDRRPGTVHHQLVELGYLHSAHSFGGASVAFNVQPRRNGQLLIGSSRELVGTNPTINRPLVHAMLARATEYLPAIAQLRALRTWVGFRPATADKLPLIGPWPAIPGVWIAAGHEGLGITMAPGTADLIVAGLLGTTPPVDPAPFRPDRAMPSLEVAA, encoded by the coding sequence ATGAGCACCGCGCCGGCGCCTGACGTGATCGTGATCGGCGCCGGACTCGTCGGCACCGCCACGGCGTTGGCGCTGGCGGAGGCTGGGGCACGCGTAACCCTCGTGGAGGGGGCGTTCGCGGGGAGTGGCAGCACCGGCGCGGCGATGGGGCACCTCGTCGTGATGGACGACTCTCCCGCGCAACTCGCCCTCACCGCGCACTCCCGGCGGCGATGGCACGCGCTCGCCGAGACGCTGCCACCGGATGCCGAGCAGGATCGCTGTGGGACCCTATGGATCGCGGCCGATGATGCCGAGTTGCAGGGCGCGGCGGACCGCATCGCGGGGTATGGCAGGGCGGGGGTGCATGCCGAGCTGCTGACCGCCGCCCAGTTGCAGCGTGAGGAGCCGGCGCTTCGGCACGGCTTGGCCGGCGCCCTCCTCGTCCGTGACGACGCGGTCTGCTATCCACCCACCATCGCGCGCGAGTTGCTCCGCTTGGCAGTGGCGCTCGGCGCCGTGGCGCACGCCCCGTCGCGGGTGCAGAGCATCGCCGCCGGCCGCGTGACGCTCGCGAGCGGTGAAGTGCTGCAGGCCGGCGCGATCGTGGTCGCTGCTGGCGTCGAGAGTCCATCGCTGGTGCCCGGGCTGCCGATCGTGCCGCGGCGCGGCCATCTGGTGATCACCGATCGGCGCCCCGGCACGGTGCATCACCAACTCGTCGAGCTCGGCTACTTGCACTCCGCCCATTCTTTCGGCGGTGCGTCGGTGGCCTTCAACGTGCAACCGCGTCGGAACGGGCAGTTGCTCATTGGCTCCTCACGTGAACTCGTCGGCACCAACCCGACCATCAACCGGCCGCTGGTCCATGCGATGCTCGCTCGCGCGACGGAGTACCTGCCGGCGATCGCGCAGCTGCGCGCACTTCGCACCTGGGTCGGCTTCCGCCCGGCCACCGCGGACAAGCTGCCGCTGATCGGCCCATGGCCCGCCATCCCCGGTGTCTGGATCGCTGCCGGGCACGAAGGCCTCGGGATCACCATGGCGCCGGGCACTGCCGACCTGATCGTGGCGGGACTGCTTGGGACCACGCCGCCCGTCGATCCGGCACCCTTCCGCCCGGACCGCGCGATGCCCTCGCTCGAGGTGGCGGCATGA